The following coding sequences lie in one Arachis ipaensis cultivar K30076 chromosome B05, Araip1.1, whole genome shotgun sequence genomic window:
- the LOC107641765 gene encoding uncharacterized protein LOC107641765 isoform X4, with protein MKMREREGSKAELVSVIASTAFTAAVTTIAQENPPQQGKERVSYSTDEQSLREVFGKYGDVVDDPEDLGLLLTVRLRRCEVPFKP; from the exons atgaagatgagagagagagaggggtcaAAAGCTGAGTTGGTGTCTGTCATCGCCTCCACTGCCTTCACCGCCGCTGTTACCACCATAGCACAAGAGAATCCAccacagcaaggaaaggaac GTGTTTCGTATTCCACTGATGAGCAAAGTTTGAGGGAGGTTTTTGGGAAATATGGTGATGTTGTTGATG ATCCAGAGGATTTGGGTTTATTACTTACAGTTCGGTTGAGGAGGTGTGAAGTGCCATTCAAGCCTTAG
- the LOC107641765 gene encoding glycine-rich RNA-binding protein 3, mitochondrial-like isoform X2, with protein MAFFSRTGNILRQVTSRKISLDLCEILSVFQYVRCMSNAPSMKLFIGGVSYSTDEQSLREVFGKYGDVVDDPEDLGLLLTVRLRRCEVPFKP; from the exons ATGGCTTTCTTCAGTAGAACTGGAAATATACTAAGGCAAGTGACAAGTAGGAAGATCAGTTTGGATTTATGTGAAATCCTGTCTGTTTTCCAGTATGTACGGTGCATGTCAAATGCTCCAAGTATGAAGCTGTTTATAGGAG GTGTTTCGTATTCCACTGATGAGCAAAGTTTGAGGGAGGTTTTTGGGAAATATGGTGATGTTGTTGATG ATCCAGAGGATTTGGGTTTATTACTTACAGTTCGGTTGAGGAGGTGTGAAGTGCCATTCAAGCCTTAG
- the LOC107641765 gene encoding glycine-rich RNA-binding protein 5, mitochondrial-like isoform X3: MKMREREGSKAELVSVIASTAFTAAVTTIAQENPPQQGKERVSYSTDEQSLREVFGKYGDVVDARIIVDRDFGRSRGFGFITYSSVEEV, encoded by the exons atgaagatgagagagagagaggggtcaAAAGCTGAGTTGGTGTCTGTCATCGCCTCCACTGCCTTCACCGCCGCTGTTACCACCATAGCACAAGAGAATCCAccacagcaaggaaaggaac GTGTTTCGTATTCCACTGATGAGCAAAGTTTGAGGGAGGTTTTTGGGAAATATGGTGATGTTGTTGATG CAAGGATAATTGTGGACCGTGATTTTGGCAGATCCAGAGGATTTGGGTTTATTACTTACAGTTCGGTTGAGGAGGTGTGA
- the LOC107641765 gene encoding glycine-rich RNA-binding protein 3, mitochondrial-like isoform X1, whose protein sequence is MAFFSRTGNILRQVTSRKISLDLCEILSVFQYVRCMSNAPSMKLFIGGVSYSTDEQSLREVFGKYGDVVDARIIVDRDFGRSRGFGFITYSSVEEV, encoded by the exons ATGGCTTTCTTCAGTAGAACTGGAAATATACTAAGGCAAGTGACAAGTAGGAAGATCAGTTTGGATTTATGTGAAATCCTGTCTGTTTTCCAGTATGTACGGTGCATGTCAAATGCTCCAAGTATGAAGCTGTTTATAGGAG GTGTTTCGTATTCCACTGATGAGCAAAGTTTGAGGGAGGTTTTTGGGAAATATGGTGATGTTGTTGATG CAAGGATAATTGTGGACCGTGATTTTGGCAGATCCAGAGGATTTGGGTTTATTACTTACAGTTCGGTTGAGGAGGTGTGA
- the LOC107641767 gene encoding cyclin-dependent protein kinase inhibitor SMR6-like, with translation MGFSEKPPQIIEGGGGLDSSDNNNRKWVIAGTSLRAPLKPIYTVIPVDQKAKQQEEEQQDEFSTSTTPTGKEARVPTTLNCPPAPRKPKSSLKCNYHGAGGGAKEFFTPPDLETVFIRHVVERAI, from the coding sequence atGGGATTCTCTGAGAAGCCACCACAAAtaatagaaggaggaggagggTTAGACTCATCAGATAACAATAACAGAAAATGGGTCATCGCCGGAACGTCTTTGAGAGCGCCATTGAAACCAATTTACACTGTGATTCCGGTGGATCAGAAAGCtaaacaacaagaagaagaacaacaagaTGAGTTTTCAACTTCAACAACTCCAACGGGAAAAGAAGCAAGGgttccaacaactttgaactgtcCACCGGCTCCGAGGAAGCCAAAATCTTCTCTCAAGTGCAACTACCACGGCGCCGGTGGTGGAGCTAAGGAGTTCTTCACTCCGCCGGACTTGGAAACTGTCTTCATTCGCCATGTTGTTGAAAGGGCTATTTGA